The genomic DNA CAGGCTGACTATCTTCTATGGAGTGGAATTGTTCGGAGGGTCCGCGTCCATGTCCCTTTTCTTGATGCGTAGTACATGTTCCACGTATGAGGcaatttgttgccagttttcgcCGCTAGCTATCATTTTCGCTATTAGGTTTTCCGTGTTTAGTTCTCCAACTTTGTTCTCTAGAGTTCTCCGAGCTTCATTCCATCGATGGCACTTAAAGGTGGTATGATTTGCATCATCGAGTGGTTCGTCTCCGGAAATACATGCAGGGCTCTCGGCTTTACCCatgttatacaagtattttcgaaaatatccgTGGCCGGAGAGCATCTGTGTTAGGTAGTAGTTCACCTCGCCGTGTTTTCTACTATGCCATGTCTCTATATCTTTGATCAATTTGGCGGTCCATCTCCCTTTGCGCTCCCTTGTCCACCGATCTTGCCAAAATTCGAGTGTTTGCTTCTTTGCTTGTTGTCttgtttgcatgtgtatttCCGTTCCATTTTTCTTCCATAACCAGAGTTGTCTTCTCTCCTTTGCCAGTAGATCTATTGGGATTACGCAGCTTATCACTAGCACTGCGGATTCGGATACAGTGCGGTAAATCGAGGCGACTCTCAGGGCTGCTGTTCTCTGCACCTTAGCAACTACTTTCCGTCTATGTTTCACATTTAATGTATCGGCCCATAGTTCACTACCATATAATAGCACTGACTGTGTTGTGTCCATGAGCAGTTTCCTTCTGCTTGCAAGCGGACCTCCGATGTTTGCCATAAGTCTTGAAAGCGACATGGTTATATTGGCTGACTTTTTAGCAGCGTGCTGAATTTGAGCCCAGTACGTCAGTGCGTTTTAACTCATTTGGCCCACCGCGGCCCCCCTAGtcgaatgttcagcctagcagtcgctgtagctgttgcaacgttgccacaACGTTGCTGAGTCCGGAAGTGCGGCGATAGTTCGGCCTACGCCTAGTCGATGCTACGTTGTGCTGACGCCATGGACGGGACTCCGATCGGGGTGCTGTTCTTCGGCGACGTGTCACACGATTGGTTTGCTGCGGTCGGTTTGCGCCGCGGATTCGTGGGGCAGGCTGGGCAACCTGCTGGCGTTGTGTCGGCGACATGCCCTTTAATAGCCCACAGTGCTGCAACTTGTGTGGACGGCAACAAAGGGGGCATCGGATGCGATGGGGCGCCTCTGGTGGAGACGGAACGGCTGCGGATGCTCGAATACTATTACGAGCGGTAGTTGACGGTGCGGTTGCGGCTGGTGTTCGGGGCGCCGCGGTTGGCATAATCCCAAGGCGAGGCGCAGTGATGGCCGATCGCATTGTTGGCGTTGGGGTGGAATGCATCTCAGTATCCATATCTATCTGTATGGAGAAAAGGGCATGTTTGGTTACGATTCAGTGGTATAGAGTATGGATATCTTTCTATATAtgaccaactttatttggtttggtgatcgtattagtctacccattattttattagtatatatgattgtaatttgtcatattatatttgcggtttttatttctgttttcggttatttagacggatatttagatttttttcttgtagctATTATTGAACGGATGGTTAACTACAtgcgttttcgctattattgagattggcaggaagcatagtttaacgagcggtctggttagcgttccgtttcgagtacgaaggtcaactactcgtatatgaccgtcggaaccatgatgtagcttctctatgcaaccaagtcgccattctgtagggggaagacaatcgtcattaattaagacaaaatctccaagctttgtgcgccttttcgggagttttccagcggtacctcttgtggaggtcctttaaatattcttctttccatcgacggctaaagtcatgatggagaattttgatcctttcccatcgatttaacaaggatagcgactccacgcctggctcaggtatggccagaatgggtgttcctttgagaaaatgccctggagttagggctgtcaaatctgagggatcttgcgagagtgtcgttagtggccgtgaattgagaacggcttcgatacggattagtaatgttgtaaattcttcgtaattgaaattgtaatttccagctacttttttgaggtgggatttgaagctttttacagctgattcccataaaccacccatatgaggagcacttggggggatgaattgccaattaatgccttggggcgcgtacttttgtacaatctcaggtgagacttgtttgataaagtccacaaattgctTTTCGGATAGGCTAAGGCCGTGTGAGTCCAACCATGTCTGTGCTCGCAGCATGACTTGTGTAAGTCTGCGTCTGGCTATGTCGGTATTACGAGCTGTTATGACGGCTGCGATGTCGTCCGCGTACCCAACGAGGCAGCAGTCGTCTGGCATTTCGACGTTTAAAATTCCGTCGTATCTGACGTTCCATAGGTCTGGTCCACTTCCCTGTCTTTAAGATAGCTTCGTATCATTTTCATCACTTAGGGGGGCGTTTTGAATCGGCTTTCTAGTGCATCTATCATATTTATCCATTTTGCGCTATTGAATGCGTTTCTTATGTCTATTGTTGCGAGGAGGACTATTGGCTTCGAGGAGTTGTTCTTCCGATTGGCTTCGTCCACGCTGCGCACGACGTCTTCAACGGCTCCGATTGTGGACCACCTGCCTGGCCTGAAGCCACGTTGTCGCTCTGATAAGCCTCCAGCGTTGTTTATGGCGCCTGTTATGCGGGGTTTCAACAGCCTTTTTAGTAACTTTCCTACTGTATctagcatgcacagaggtctgTATGCTGATGGTGTTTCTGGGTTTCCTTTTCCTTTACTTATCAGGGTCAGATGTTGTCTCTTCCATACTTCTGGGAAGATGCCCTCGTTCAAACATGCATTATACATGGATAACAGTAAGTGAGGACGTTCTGGGGCGATTAGCTTTATCACTTCCACTGGTATACCGTCAAGGCCGGGGacttttttgttctttaaaGTTCTTGCGGCCATGCTCATTTTCTCCAGAGTGAACGGTGGGCATGAGATCTCTTGCATATACTCTGGTGGGTCTCTTCCCAGGACATGGGTTGGGAACAGACTGTTTACGATGTGCTCCATGGCTGCAACGTTTAACTCTGGAATTGACGGTTTCGCCCCGAGCTTTCTCATTACGATCTTGTATCCGAGACCCCaatgatttttgtttatatcgcTACGTAGCTCTTCCCATTTATCTTTCTTTGCCTTTATTATTGCGTCTTTCAGCTCAGTTTTCGCAGCTTTATATTCCTTATGCTCTTCCATTTCGtttcttcctcttcttctaGCCGTATTACGTCTTTCGTCCGTCCACCAATAAACTGCTTTCTTTGGATGCCCGCCTTTTATTTTGGGCATGGCTGCCTTACATGCCTCTGTGATGCTGTCCAGTGTTCCGTGAAGGTTCCATTTACGTGTTCCTCTTCTTTTAGTTGTTGCTTGACTTTTGTCTGGACCTATGAGGTAGGATATGTATTGGTGATCGCTACCTGTGTAGTCTTCTAGCACTTTCCATTCGCGTAGCTGGTTTGCGAATCCTTCAGATACCAGCGTAATATCGGGAGTTGTGTCGTTGCATCCCGGCCTTCTGAAAGTTGTTTGGGATCCTCTGTTGGCAACGCCAAGTCCTAATCTAGCTGCCATGTCAAGGATTTTGCGTCCCCTCGAATTTGTTGTCGGTGTGCTCCATTCCATGGCCTTGGCGTTGAAATCTCCGGCTATGATTAAGTGCCGATTTGGGTGATGCGCGGCATCCTCAATGGCATCGAGCTTTGCTTGGAATTCTGAGATAGGATCGCTCGGTGTCAGGTAGCAGCTAATTATCGTGATGTTTTCGTTGCTTATCCAGACAAAACCCTTTCCTTTCCCGCTGCTTGTTGTTTTGAAGCCGCTGCTTTCCGTTAGCCATATTGCCGCTGTTGCGGTGATGTCCTCCAACCATGTTCCGTCTTGCACTATCCTTTATTGCTCGCTGATGATTGCTACTTCGGTTCCGAATTCCAGAATGAGCTGTGGTAGCAGGGAGTCAGCGGTTTTGCTTCTGTGCATGTTACACTGCAGGATCTTCATATCCCCATTTGTTCCCGGTACAACTCACACGCGCGAGACCCTGGGATATGGTCTGTTTGGCTATGCTTTTGTTCCACACAGAGGCAACAGCTCGGTGTATTTGTGCAATCTTTTCAGCATAATTCTTGGCCTTTCCTATCAGGCCCTTTGCACTTCCACTGTAGGTGACCAAAGTTGAATCATCTGTAGCATTTTTTGACTTCTTTCATGAGCTTCATTCTGCAGCTGATCCATCCTATTTTTATGTGACCTTCCTTAAGTATACTGTTTGCTTTGTCTGCTGTCAATGTCACATATGCGCGTATTTGTTCCCGAGTGTTTGGGGCGCTGGTCCTCACTGTTATTTCTTCAACTGCTTCTTCTAGAAGTCTTCTTACTGAGGACGTAACTTCTGCTGCGGTAGCGCCTCATCCTCTTCTGCTCTCATCTTCATGATTAACTCCTAGTTCATGCAAGGGCATCAGCCAGCATAAAATCAACAGCGCAACTACGCATCGTTGCCTGTATTTATTGAATTACCGAAAAAgccatttgttttcttttatttctatcgCACAGTATTAAGGCGAACggctcaaaattttgtatagtCGGTGTACGGTGCTGATAATGACTCACAGAGTCATCGCGGATCAAGATTTggtcacaaaatattttgttaagagGACGTGGTTCTCACCTGATATGGCAAGCTCCAGTAATTTTCTGTTTCGATTTCATTACTACGCTGCTAATTTCGACGGAGTAGAACCGACTTCCTATCTAGGGATggcatcgaattttttgttctgattattcgattaattactaaattaatcacaacattttctttatatcGAAATTCGGGATAGATCTTGCTTCAAAATTTACCAATCCCAatttcaatgtaaaaaagtgtttttttctgTGTACAGTAAAATATGGAAATGTTTCACAACAACCGACGatgcaaattttgtaatatatactCTTTGTGCGAAAAAGCAGAAGATTTCTAATAAAACATCCATCGTGATTCAGCATATAAAGCTTAAGCATAAATGAATTATTGTAAAAGATGCATAgataagtttttcatacattttcggtGTCGCAGTGAAATACCAGCAATAATGCCGTATCGAAAGCAATTGAAGAAAGTAATAAGGCACTTCTGTTCAGTAGCAGGAGTTTGatagaaaatatgtataattattatgTCACTTTTGTATGATATATGTAATGTATGCGGTtataatctataaaaaaaattgaaatgaagctatttcatttttttaacattataaaagaaattatcgAAAGGGATGATTGATCGATTAATATATTGCAATTTATTGAAATCACTGTTTTGCTCCTGCAATTAATTATCTAATTCATTAAtcggttaataatttttttgttttttgccatTCCTAGCGCCGTCTTTATAAAAAACCTTGGATACGATCAAATTATTGCCTCAAGCATTACATATGCGTGGGTGAAGTTCATTTGCATCTTGCCCTCAAGCATTCGAATAAATCACGTCAAACTACATTTCATATTGACTCAGAAATAGGGCAgaatgggtgcgttcgagcaaCGTAAAGGGGCATCTCGACAGGCAATTAACCAATGCTAAAAATCTGAATTGCTAACAATATTGCCGATAGAGACtgcatattgcttatgtttagTAATTGATGTCTGAATATATTTCATGCCATACATTGCTAGCAATTAGCTGTAATTTTGGTGGTTTGTCAGAGCAGTTTTGATTTGTACACCAATTTTGAATAGGCAACATGTACATGCGTAATGCCAATTTGCGTAAACTTCAATTTAGCAAAGTAGTATTCaaaacataagttttaaaaattatggaaaatagttattaaatagAAACAAATGTTTAGATGTGTATGGTTATTAGTTTAATGATAATTA from Bactrocera oleae isolate idBacOlea1 chromosome 3, idBacOlea1, whole genome shotgun sequence includes the following:
- the LOC138856075 gene encoding uncharacterized protein, with amino-acid sequence MRAEEDEALPQQKLRPHCYLTPSDPISEFQAKLDAIEDAAHHPNRHLIIAGDFNAKAMEWSTPTTNSRGRKILDMAARLGLGVANRGSQTTFRRPGCNDTTPDITLVSEGFANQLREWKVLEDYTGSDHQYISYLIGPDKSQATTKRRGTRKWNLHGTLDSITEACKAAMPKIKGGHPKKAVYWWTDERRNTARRRGRNEMEEHKEYKAAKTELKDAIIKAKKDKWEELRSDINKNHWGLGYKIIDMDTEMHSTPTPTMRSAITAPRLGIMPTAAPRTPAATAPSTTARNSIRASAAVPSPPEAPHRIRCPLCCRPHKLQHCGLLKGMSPTQRQQVAQPAPRIRGANRPQQTNRVTRRRRTAPRSESRPWRQHNVASTRRRPNYRRTSGLSNVVATLQQLQRLLG